A single Rubrivivax gelatinosus IL144 DNA region contains:
- the secE gene encoding preprotein translocase subunit SecE gives MSTQPQVETVSTGADKAKLAVAAVLLVAGVVVFYVLGQRDLWQRVIALLVLVAGAVGVFFTAETGRQLIGFGRESVKEVKKVVWPTRKEAGQMTLYVFAFVVAMALFMFLTDKTLEWVLYDLILGWKR, from the coding sequence ATGTCCACCCAACCCCAAGTCGAAACCGTCTCCACGGGCGCCGACAAAGCCAAGCTGGCTGTCGCTGCCGTACTGCTCGTGGCCGGTGTCGTCGTGTTCTACGTGCTCGGTCAGCGTGACCTGTGGCAGCGCGTCATTGCGCTGCTGGTCCTCGTGGCCGGCGCCGTGGGCGTCTTCTTCACCGCCGAGACCGGCCGCCAGTTGATCGGCTTCGGTCGCGAGTCGGTCAAGGAAGTGAAGAAGGTGGTCTGGCCGACCCGCAAGGAAGCGGGCCAGATGACCCTCTACGTGTTCGCCTTCGTCGTCGCGATGGCGCTCTTCATGTTCCTGACCGACAAGACGCTGGAGTGGGTGTTGTACGACCTGATCCTGGGCTGGAAGCGCTGA
- the nusG gene encoding transcription termination/antitermination protein NusG, whose translation MTEPQATPTPESAAPSAKRWYVVHAYSGMEKAVERNLRERIDRAGMQDKFGRILVPTEEVVELKNGKKAVTERRFFPGYVLVEMEMADDTWHLVKHTSKVTGFVGGARNRPAPISEAEVMKIVNQMQEGVDKPRPKVEWTVGEMVRVKEGPFTYFNGAVEEVNYEKSKVKVSVTIFGRATGVELDFSQVEKV comes from the coding sequence ATGACGGAACCGCAAGCCACCCCAACCCCCGAGAGCGCCGCTCCCAGCGCCAAGCGCTGGTACGTCGTGCACGCCTATTCGGGCATGGAGAAGGCCGTCGAGCGCAACCTGCGCGAGCGCATCGACCGCGCCGGCATGCAGGACAAGTTCGGCCGCATCCTGGTGCCGACCGAAGAAGTCGTCGAGCTGAAGAACGGCAAGAAGGCCGTCACCGAGCGCCGTTTCTTCCCGGGCTACGTGCTCGTCGAGATGGAAATGGCCGACGACACCTGGCACCTGGTCAAGCACACGAGCAAGGTCACCGGCTTCGTCGGCGGCGCGCGCAACCGCCCGGCCCCGATCTCGGAAGCCGAGGTGATGAAGATCGTCAACCAGATGCAGGAAGGCGTCGACAAGCCCCGGCCCAAGGTCGAGTGGACGGTTGGCGAGATGGTCCGCGTCAAGGAAGGCCCCTTCACCTACTTCAACGGCGCCGTCGAGGAAGTCAACTACGAAAAGAGCAAGGTCAAGGTGTCGGTCACGATCTTCGGTCGTGCCACCGGCGTCGAGCTCGACTTCTCGCAGGTCGAGAAGGTCTGA
- the rplK gene encoding 50S ribosomal protein L11 has translation MAKKIVGFIKLQVPAGKANPSPPIGPALGQRGLNIMEFCKAFNAQTQSYEPGLKLPVVITAYADKSFTFILKSPPATVLLKKAAKIEKGSGRAHLEKVGKVTRAQLEEIAKTKMKDLTAADMDAAVKTIAGSARSMGLIVEGV, from the coding sequence ATGGCAAAGAAGATCGTCGGCTTCATCAAGCTGCAAGTCCCGGCCGGCAAGGCCAATCCCTCGCCCCCGATCGGCCCCGCGCTCGGTCAGCGCGGCCTGAACATCATGGAGTTCTGCAAGGCGTTCAACGCCCAGACGCAGAGCTACGAGCCGGGCCTGAAGCTGCCGGTCGTGATCACGGCCTACGCCGACAAGTCCTTCACCTTCATCCTGAAGTCGCCCCCGGCGACCGTGCTGCTGAAGAAGGCGGCCAAGATCGAGAAGGGTTCCGGCCGTGCCCACCTGGAGAAGGTCGGCAAGGTCACGCGCGCCCAGCTCGAGGAAATCGCCAAGACCAAGATGAAGGACCTCACCGCCGCCGACATGGACGCCGCGGTGAAGACCATCGCCGGTTCCGCCCGCTCGATGGGCCTCATTGTTGAAGGGGTCTGA